A region from the Nocardioides coralli genome encodes:
- a CDS encoding ABC transporter substrate-binding protein, giving the protein MRTPRKRLGAVALAATLALTAAGCGQKAGVEQMYPAGVAVAPDGTVVGGVDAQGNPIGAGAAAGGGAGAGGAAGGASAGGGTGGVAGSGGDASVPTEGAPAGGGDTTGITADTIRIGVHAPVTGAAAIPQQSFQRAVGVYFDMVNRNGGFHGRKVQVVFEDDQFRPDVARAKCKEMAEQQKVFMLIGGAGSDQIDACARYAASVGVPYVSAGVHETRPGQAALGSLPTYFAVSLTYEQQVPLLARLYAKQFRGQPVAVLTADNDSLNGYHAAAVGAVRKAAGGSFEYEERVPKNTQGEAVSIGTRICNSGAKAVVWNASPSTLLNVVKAMPCTTTFVGPGLTNGLNVVAEVGCPNIDGAMFYSTFPGMDVMRQNATFVRAYQQKNGGAQPDDIGAAIYAIESAVGSILQAAGKNLSREGFMSTIGQKKSFQPGVLPPMNFTSRLGGTAMHLLQADCGRRQYVTVRQNERP; this is encoded by the coding sequence GTGAGGACACCCAGGAAGCGGCTCGGTGCCGTCGCCCTCGCTGCGACCCTGGCGCTCACTGCCGCAGGCTGCGGACAGAAGGCCGGCGTCGAGCAGATGTACCCGGCCGGGGTCGCCGTCGCGCCCGACGGCACCGTCGTCGGCGGGGTGGACGCCCAGGGCAACCCGATCGGGGCGGGGGCTGCCGCGGGAGGCGGTGCCGGTGCCGGTGGGGCAGCCGGCGGGGCGTCGGCCGGCGGCGGCACGGGTGGCGTTGCCGGATCCGGCGGCGACGCCAGCGTGCCCACCGAGGGGGCGCCCGCCGGTGGTGGCGACACCACCGGGATCACCGCGGACACCATCCGGATCGGCGTCCACGCACCCGTGACCGGAGCGGCTGCCATCCCACAGCAGTCCTTCCAGCGCGCGGTCGGCGTGTACTTCGACATGGTCAACCGCAACGGGGGCTTCCACGGCCGCAAGGTCCAGGTCGTCTTCGAGGACGACCAGTTCCGGCCCGACGTCGCGCGGGCCAAGTGCAAGGAGATGGCCGAGCAGCAGAAGGTCTTCATGCTGATCGGCGGCGCCGGCTCGGACCAGATCGACGCGTGTGCCCGGTACGCCGCGAGCGTCGGCGTGCCCTACGTCTCGGCCGGCGTCCACGAGACCCGGCCCGGCCAGGCCGCGCTCGGCAGCCTGCCGACGTACTTCGCGGTGTCGCTGACCTACGAGCAGCAGGTGCCGCTCCTGGCCCGCCTCTACGCCAAGCAGTTCCGGGGCCAGCCCGTCGCCGTGCTGACCGCCGACAACGACTCGCTCAACGGCTACCACGCCGCGGCGGTCGGCGCCGTCCGCAAGGCGGCCGGCGGCAGCTTCGAGTACGAGGAGCGGGTTCCGAAGAACACCCAGGGGGAGGCCGTCAGCATCGGCACCCGGATCTGCAACAGCGGCGCCAAGGCCGTGGTCTGGAACGCCAGCCCCAGCACGCTGCTCAACGTCGTCAAGGCGATGCCCTGCACCACGACCTTCGTCGGCCCCGGTCTCACCAACGGCCTCAACGTGGTCGCCGAGGTGGGCTGCCCGAACATCGACGGAGCGATGTTCTACTCGACGTTCCCCGGCATGGACGTGATGCGCCAGAACGCCACGTTCGTCCGCGCCTACCAGCAGAAGAACGGTGGAGCGCAACCCGACGACATCGGGGCGGCGATCTATGCGATCGAGAGCGCGGTCGGCTCGATCCTGCAGGCCGCCGGGAAGAACCTGTCGCGCGAGGGCTTCATGTCGACGATCGGCCAGAAGAAGAGCTTCCAGCCGGGCGTGCTGCCCCCGATGAACTTCACCAGCCGGCTCGGCGGCACCGCCATGCACCTGCTCCAGGCCGACTGCGGCCGGCGGCAGTACGTCACGGTCCGGCAGAACGAGCGGCCCTGA
- a CDS encoding branched-chain amino acid ABC transporter permease → MSELLQELAIALTAGVLRGSVYALVALGIVLVYRASGVFNFAQAEFGTTALFATYTAIELWGWGYPSGFAFGMAVGIAMGLLTERLVIHPLRNASRVTLLVGTAGVALAAIGLQFWLYNETLIMTVRKIHDGFYVTPWGAPVTVQSVITAGVLAVVAVALALFFRSPSGLAIQAAQQEPVASELIGVSVRRVSMLTWGIAAALGALAGILTGPMTTFTAAFLSFGAYAALLPGFMAAVLAGMRSMPGAVAGGLVVGCVEQLGTLSVLGEAVPGAGAAILFVFLLGVLLVRPHGIFVGRAVAA, encoded by the coding sequence ATGAGCGAGCTGCTCCAGGAGCTGGCGATCGCCCTCACCGCGGGGGTGCTGCGCGGCAGCGTCTACGCGTTGGTGGCGCTGGGCATCGTGCTGGTCTACCGCGCGTCCGGGGTCTTCAACTTCGCGCAGGCGGAGTTCGGGACGACCGCGCTGTTCGCGACGTACACCGCCATCGAGCTGTGGGGCTGGGGCTACCCGTCCGGCTTCGCCTTCGGGATGGCGGTCGGCATCGCGATGGGGCTGCTGACGGAGCGGCTGGTGATCCACCCGTTGCGCAACGCCTCCCGGGTCACGCTGCTGGTGGGCACGGCGGGGGTCGCGCTGGCGGCGATCGGGCTGCAGTTCTGGCTCTACAACGAGACGCTGATCATGACGGTCCGCAAGATCCACGACGGCTTCTACGTCACGCCGTGGGGGGCACCGGTCACCGTGCAGTCGGTGATCACGGCGGGTGTGCTCGCGGTGGTCGCCGTCGCCCTGGCGCTCTTCTTCCGCTCGCCCTCGGGCCTGGCGATCCAGGCGGCCCAGCAGGAGCCGGTCGCCTCCGAGCTCATCGGGGTCAGCGTGCGGCGGGTGTCGATGCTGACGTGGGGCATCGCGGCGGCGCTCGGCGCGCTGGCCGGCATCCTCACCGGCCCGATGACCACCTTCACGGCCGCCTTCCTCAGCTTCGGCGCGTACGCCGCCCTGCTGCCGGGCTTCATGGCGGCGGTGCTGGCGGGGATGCGCAGCATGCCGGGGGCCGTCGCCGGTGGCCTGGTGGTGGGCTGCGTGGAGCAGCTGGGCACCCTCAGCGTGCTCGGTGAGGCCGTGCCCGGGGCCGGGGCGGCCATCCTGTTCGTCTTCCTGCTGGGTGTGCTGCTCGTCCGCCCGCACGGGATCTTCGTCGGCCGGGCGGTCGCGGCATGA
- a CDS encoding branched-chain amino acid ABC transporter permease: MSTLERPPASDDATTVIEPVEPMTEELPAVDDEPAVEEGAHRAFRPGPAGRAARGLVWALLLWFVLAFPAGVLSPFELGVADVGAATEAVIFAIIALSLNILLGYAGQISLGHQAFVGLGAFTSAYVVVDLQLSFWFALAVAAGMGALQAGLLGAVSLRLTGLYFALVTLAYGKFAEETLLGITALTGGEGGKEAPRPTGFHGEVSYYFLCLGFLAVVLFLDWRLTRSKAGRALQALRENPRVASSYGIDVNAYILLAFATSGLFAGIAGALLAHHEEVIVGSKFDFRLALLFVLMTVVGGLRSRSGVVIGAAFFALLGSGKLLDLLDQPLGLVGFSLTGFIEGTIGLPQEFVALVVGPILLLLTITLYPGGIGQQIAPVREWLLGRRFDPHAGKVEEVEVSDVRA, translated from the coding sequence ATGAGCACCCTCGAGCGGCCGCCGGCGAGCGACGACGCGACGACGGTGATCGAGCCGGTCGAGCCGATGACCGAGGAGCTGCCGGCGGTCGACGACGAACCCGCGGTCGAGGAGGGGGCGCACCGTGCGTTCCGTCCCGGCCCGGCCGGCCGGGCCGCCCGAGGGCTGGTGTGGGCGCTGCTGTTGTGGTTCGTGCTGGCCTTCCCGGCGGGCGTGCTCTCGCCGTTCGAGCTGGGCGTGGCCGACGTCGGTGCGGCCACGGAAGCGGTGATCTTCGCGATCATCGCGCTCTCGCTCAACATCCTGCTCGGGTACGCCGGGCAGATCTCCCTGGGCCACCAGGCCTTCGTGGGGCTGGGGGCCTTCACCTCGGCGTACGTCGTGGTCGACCTGCAGCTCAGCTTCTGGTTCGCCCTCGCGGTCGCTGCCGGCATGGGCGCGCTGCAGGCAGGGCTGCTGGGGGCCGTGTCACTGCGGCTCACCGGCCTCTACTTCGCCCTGGTCACGCTGGCCTACGGCAAGTTCGCCGAGGAGACGCTGCTCGGGATCACCGCGCTCACCGGCGGCGAGGGCGGCAAGGAGGCGCCGCGCCCCACCGGGTTCCACGGCGAGGTGAGCTACTACTTCCTGTGCCTCGGCTTCCTGGCCGTGGTGCTCTTCCTCGACTGGCGGCTCACCCGCAGCAAGGCGGGGCGGGCGCTCCAGGCCCTCCGGGAGAACCCGCGGGTCGCCTCCTCCTACGGCATCGACGTCAACGCCTACATCCTGCTGGCCTTCGCCACGTCGGGCCTGTTCGCCGGCATCGCCGGGGCGCTGCTCGCCCACCACGAGGAGGTCATCGTCGGCAGCAAGTTCGACTTCCGGCTGGCCCTGCTCTTCGTGCTCATGACCGTGGTCGGCGGGCTCCGCAGCCGGTCCGGCGTCGTGATCGGGGCGGCGTTCTTCGCCCTGCTCGGCAGCGGCAAGCTGCTGGACCTGCTCGACCAGCCGCTCGGCCTGGTCGGGTTCAGCCTCACCGGCTTCATCGAGGGCACCATCGGGCTGCCGCAGGAGTTCGTCGCGCTCGTGGTCGGGCCGATCCTGCTGCTGCTCACGATCACCCTCTATCCCGGCGGCATCGGCCAGCAGATCGCCCCGGTCCGCGAGTGGCTGCTCGGGCGGCGGTTCGACCCCCACGCGGGGAAGGTCGAGGAGGTCGAGGTGAGCGATGTCCGTGCTTGA
- a CDS encoding ABC transporter ATP-binding protein produces the protein MSVLEIDDLSIHFGGIKALQHVRMRAGEWEIVGIIGPNGAGKTTLFNCITGFYEPTVGSIRYRGQEISRLPVHRRTALGIGRTFQNVGLVKNATVLENLLTAQHLEVDYGALGGMLGLPATFAEERRLSDRGHQILELMDLRAVTDARVADLPYGVLKRVEIAAVLATDPDLLLLDEPGSGMGPEEAHVLGDTLLEMRREFGLTIVMIDHHVPLVTRVSDYVYCLNFGEVLAEGSPQAVRSHPEVVRAYLGDDADVPTDHHPTEELV, from the coding sequence ATGTCCGTGCTTGAGATCGACGACCTGTCCATCCACTTCGGTGGCATCAAGGCGCTGCAACACGTGCGGATGCGCGCCGGCGAGTGGGAGATCGTCGGGATCATCGGCCCCAACGGCGCCGGGAAGACCACGCTCTTCAACTGCATCACCGGGTTCTACGAGCCGACTGTGGGCAGCATCCGCTACCGCGGGCAGGAGATCTCCCGGTTGCCGGTGCACCGGCGCACGGCGCTGGGGATCGGTCGCACGTTCCAGAACGTCGGCCTGGTCAAGAACGCCACGGTCCTCGAGAACCTGTTGACCGCCCAGCACCTCGAGGTCGACTACGGCGCCCTCGGCGGCATGCTCGGGCTGCCGGCCACGTTCGCCGAGGAGCGCCGGCTCTCCGACCGCGGTCACCAGATCCTGGAGCTGATGGACCTGCGGGCGGTCACCGATGCCCGGGTGGCCGACCTGCCCTACGGTGTGCTCAAGCGGGTCGAGATCGCGGCGGTGCTCGCCACCGACCCCGACCTGCTCCTCCTCGACGAGCCCGGCTCGGGCATGGGTCCGGAGGAGGCGCACGTCCTCGGCGACACGCTGCTGGAGATGCGGCGTGAGTTCGGGTTGACGATCGTGATGATCGACCACCACGTGCCACTGGTGACCCGCGTGTCCGACTACGTCTACTGCCTCAACTTCGGCGAGGTGCTCGCCGAGGGGTCCCCGCAGGCCGTGCGGAGCCATCCGGAGGTCGTCCGCGCCTACCTCGGCGACGACGCTGACGTGCCCACCGACCACCACCCGACCGAGGAGCTGGTCTGA
- a CDS encoding ABC transporter ATP-binding protein yields the protein MAILQIQDLVVGYGRFPVLHGIDVAVEEGEVCVLLGLNGAGKTTTVTSVAGLLRPTSGRIVFDGKPLGRSSPSARVKAGISLCPEGRRVFPRLTVAQNLRLGAWSRRRSHRAVRAQLRLVLDHFPRLEEREDQLAGTLSGGEQQMLAVGRALMSRPRLLMIDEASLGLSPTLARTVWEATSRIAREGTTVLMVEQNAGALPFADRALIMEKGTISRVAVGDEVQQVNLREAYLGV from the coding sequence GTGGCGATCCTCCAGATCCAGGACCTCGTCGTGGGCTACGGCCGGTTCCCGGTCCTCCACGGCATCGACGTCGCGGTCGAGGAGGGTGAGGTGTGTGTGCTGCTCGGCCTCAACGGGGCCGGCAAGACCACCACCGTCACCAGCGTGGCCGGGCTGCTCCGCCCGACATCGGGCCGCATCGTCTTCGACGGGAAGCCGCTCGGCCGGTCCTCACCCTCGGCCCGCGTCAAGGCCGGCATCTCGCTGTGCCCCGAGGGCCGCCGGGTGTTCCCCCGGCTCACGGTGGCGCAGAACCTCAGGCTCGGTGCCTGGAGCCGACGACGCAGCCACCGTGCCGTGCGCGCGCAGCTGCGGCTCGTGCTCGACCACTTCCCGCGCCTGGAGGAGCGCGAGGACCAGCTCGCCGGCACCCTCTCGGGTGGCGAGCAGCAGATGCTGGCGGTCGGGCGGGCGCTGATGTCCCGCCCCCGGTTGCTGATGATCGACGAGGCCTCCCTCGGGCTCAGCCCCACGCTGGCCCGCACGGTCTGGGAGGCCACCTCCCGGATCGCCCGGGAGGGCACCACCGTGCTGATGGTGGAGCAGAATGCCGGCGCGCTGCCGTTCGCGGACCGCGCGCTGATCATGGAGAAGGGCACCATCTCCCGCGTCGCGGTGGGCGACGAGGTGCAGCAGGTGAACCTCAGGGAGGCCTACCTCGGTGTGTGA